One genomic window of Bradyrhizobium sp. B124 includes the following:
- a CDS encoding NAD(P)/FAD-dependent oxidoreductase encodes MAALRQDNSPQSAALDYDVIIIGAGLSGMYQLYRLRELGLSARVFEAGTGVGGTWYWNRYPGARFDSESYSYGYSFSKELLEEWEWSEHFAGQPETLRYCNYVADKFDLRRDIQFESRVTSAIYQDDTRSWQVTLENGARHSCRFLITAIGPLSTPTLPRVEGRDDFKGQSFHTARWPKEKVDFAGKRVAVIGTGATGIQTIQTIAGEVGHLTVFQRTANWAAPLHNGKIDAETQRRIKAGYPEIFARCKETFACFVHTPDPRGAFEVSDTEREAFYEKLYGERGFGIWQGNFKDILIDRKANATISDFVARKIRERVKDPEVAEKLIPTNHGFGTRRLPLETFYYEVYNRDNVELVDLKQTPIERITPEGIRTTDKDYAFDIIIYATGFDAITGSFDKIDLRGAHGARLKEKWTHGPETYLGLMVDGFPNMMMLMGPHTALGNIPRSIEYSVDWVTGLLRFAQENGLTFLDATPEGTAGWTDHVKALGVGLLSNEVDSWMTGINRNVEGKQRRIVARYSGSAPAYRARCDEVAAKGYAELRLG; translated from the coding sequence GTGGCCGCATTGCGCCAGGACAACAGCCCCCAGTCGGCTGCGCTGGACTACGACGTCATCATCATCGGCGCCGGCCTGTCCGGCATGTACCAGCTCTACCGGCTGCGCGAGCTCGGCCTCTCGGCGCGCGTGTTCGAGGCCGGCACCGGCGTCGGCGGCACCTGGTACTGGAACCGCTATCCCGGCGCGCGGTTCGATTCGGAGAGCTACTCCTACGGCTACTCGTTCTCGAAGGAGCTGCTCGAGGAATGGGAATGGTCGGAGCATTTCGCCGGCCAGCCCGAGACCCTGCGCTACTGCAATTATGTCGCCGACAAGTTCGATCTGCGCCGCGACATCCAGTTCGAGAGCCGCGTCACGTCCGCGATCTACCAGGACGACACGCGAAGCTGGCAGGTCACACTGGAGAACGGCGCGCGCCATAGCTGCCGATTCCTGATCACCGCAATCGGTCCGTTGTCGACGCCCACCCTGCCGCGCGTCGAGGGCCGTGACGACTTCAAGGGCCAGTCGTTTCACACCGCGCGTTGGCCCAAGGAGAAGGTGGATTTTGCCGGCAAGCGCGTCGCCGTGATCGGCACCGGCGCGACCGGCATCCAGACCATCCAGACCATCGCCGGCGAGGTCGGCCACCTCACCGTGTTCCAGCGCACCGCCAACTGGGCGGCGCCGCTGCACAACGGCAAGATCGATGCGGAGACGCAACGCAGGATCAAGGCCGGCTATCCCGAAATCTTTGCGCGCTGCAAGGAGACCTTCGCCTGCTTCGTGCATACGCCCGATCCGCGCGGCGCATTCGAGGTCAGCGACACCGAGCGCGAGGCGTTTTACGAGAAGCTCTACGGCGAGCGCGGCTTCGGCATCTGGCAAGGCAACTTCAAGGACATCCTGATCGACCGCAAGGCGAATGCCACGATCAGCGACTTCGTCGCGCGCAAGATCCGCGAGCGCGTCAAGGATCCGGAGGTCGCCGAGAAGCTGATCCCGACGAATCACGGCTTCGGCACAAGGCGGCTGCCGCTCGAGACCTTCTATTACGAGGTCTACAACCGCGACAATGTCGAGCTCGTCGATCTGAAGCAGACGCCGATCGAGCGGATCACGCCCGAGGGCATCCGGACCACCGACAAGGACTACGCCTTCGACATCATCATCTACGCCACCGGCTTCGATGCCATCACCGGCAGCTTCGACAAGATCGATCTCCGCGGCGCGCACGGCGCAAGGCTGAAGGAGAAGTGGACGCACGGCCCGGAGACCTATCTCGGGCTGATGGTCGACGGCTTTCCCAACATGATGATGCTGATGGGCCCGCACACCGCGCTCGGCAACATCCCGCGCAGCATCGAATACAGCGTCGACTGGGTCACCGGCCTGCTCCGCTTCGCACAGGAGAACGGCCTGACCTTCCTCGACGCCACGCCCGAGGGCACCGCGGGCTGGACCGATCACGTCAAGGCGCTCGGAGTCGGACTTTTGTCCAACGAGGTCGATTCCTGGATGACCGGCATCAACCGCAACGTCGAAGGCAAGCAGAGGCGCATCGTCGCCCGCTACAGCGGCAGCGCGCCTGCGTATCGCGCGCGGTGCGATGAGGTGGCGGCGAAGGGATATGCGGAGTTGAGGTTGGGGTGA
- a CDS encoding carboxyl transferase domain-containing protein yields MSFKKLLIANRGEIAIRIARAAAESGIATVAIYPADDAASLHVRSADARHEIPGRGARAYLDIEAVIAAARATGCDALHPGYGFLSENTQLARRCAEEKITFVGPSPEALDLFGDKAKAKALAKKCGVPIIAGTSGATTLDQAKAFFTSLGANAAVMIKAIAGGGGRGMRVVEDLAKLDEAYARCQSEAKAAFGNDAVYVERLIRKARHIEVQIIGDRHGAISHLWERECTIQRRNQKLIEVAPSPSLSESLRARIIEAAKQLASGARYDNLGTFEFLVDDEAEESKGEGAFAFIEANPRLQVEHTVTEAVLGIDLVRSQLAVAAGATLASLGLAQAAVPLPRGYAMQLRVNMEVMDEKGVTKPTGGTLNVFDLPSGPGVRVDTFGYSGYRTSAAFDSLLAKVIVHSPSPKWTDVVHKAARTLREFRIGGVATNIPFLGAILAHQSFARNKISTNFIDTHVAALVGTARDLAAPLVEVSEVATATAVATVAPKGSLPVPAPLQGTIVAIEVAEGDLVRPGQQIAVLESMKMEHLVTAPHGGRVTKIAGGPGVTLMHGEPILFLEPAEVDGHATAEEAAIDLDHIRPDLGELIARKAITLDENRPASVERRRKTNQRTARENIAQLVDEGSFVEYGSLAIAAQRRRRKVEDLIKNTPADGLIAGVATVNARDFGADGARCMVISYDYTVLAGTQGHMNHKKIDRMLGLAEQWRMPLVFYAEGGGGRPGDTDRLGMTGLDGPSFVQFAKLSGLVPVIGVVSGYCFAGNAAMLGVCDVIIATKNASIGMGGPAMIEGGGLGVYHPAEVGPVSFQSPNGVIDILVEDEEEATTVAQKYLSYFQGAVQDWKAPDQRLLRRAIPENRLRVYDIRNVIDLMADEGSVLEIRRDFGVGMITAFIRIEGKPFGLIANNPKHLGGAIDAAAGDKAARFMQLCDAFDIPIVSLCDTPGFMVGPEAEKTAIVRHVARMFVTGASITVPLFGIVLRKGYGLGAQSMIGGGFHASFFTVAWPTGEFGGMGLEGYVRLGFRKEMEAIADPVEREKYFQTKVAELYANGKAVSIASVLEIDEVIDPADTRHWIMAGLRSVPKVEPRTHRKRPCIDAW; encoded by the coding sequence ATGTCGTTCAAGAAACTGCTGATTGCCAACCGCGGTGAGATCGCGATCCGCATTGCCCGCGCCGCGGCCGAGAGCGGTATCGCGACGGTCGCGATCTATCCCGCCGATGATGCCGCCTCGCTGCACGTCCGATCCGCCGACGCGAGGCACGAGATTCCCGGCCGCGGCGCGCGGGCCTATCTCGACATCGAGGCGGTCATCGCGGCCGCCAGGGCCACGGGCTGCGACGCGTTGCATCCGGGCTACGGCTTCCTCAGCGAGAACACCCAGCTGGCGCGGCGCTGTGCCGAGGAGAAGATCACCTTCGTCGGGCCGTCGCCGGAGGCGCTCGATCTGTTCGGCGACAAGGCCAAGGCAAAGGCGCTGGCCAAAAAGTGCGGCGTGCCGATTATCGCCGGCACCTCCGGCGCAACGACACTCGACCAGGCAAAGGCCTTCTTCACCTCGCTCGGCGCGAATGCCGCCGTGATGATCAAGGCGATCGCGGGCGGCGGCGGGCGCGGCATGCGCGTGGTCGAGGATTTGGCGAAGCTCGATGAAGCCTATGCGCGCTGCCAGTCGGAGGCCAAGGCGGCGTTCGGCAACGATGCGGTCTATGTCGAGCGGCTGATCCGGAAAGCGCGCCACATCGAGGTGCAGATCATCGGCGATCGTCATGGCGCGATCAGCCATCTCTGGGAGCGCGAATGCACCATTCAGCGCCGCAACCAGAAGCTCATCGAGGTGGCGCCGAGCCCGTCGCTGAGCGAGAGCCTGCGTGCGCGCATCATCGAGGCGGCAAAGCAGCTCGCCTCTGGCGCGCGCTACGACAATCTCGGCACCTTCGAATTCCTGGTCGATGACGAGGCGGAGGAAAGCAAGGGCGAGGGCGCCTTCGCCTTCATCGAGGCCAATCCGCGGCTGCAGGTCGAGCATACCGTCACCGAGGCGGTGCTTGGCATCGACCTCGTGCGTTCGCAGCTTGCGGTCGCCGCCGGCGCCACGCTGGCTTCGCTCGGGTTGGCACAGGCCGCCGTTCCGCTGCCGCGCGGCTATGCGATGCAGCTGCGCGTCAACATGGAGGTGATGGACGAGAAGGGGGTGACAAAACCGACCGGCGGCACGCTCAATGTGTTCGACCTGCCGTCCGGACCCGGCGTCCGCGTCGATACGTTCGGCTATTCCGGCTACCGGACCAGCGCCGCGTTCGACTCGCTGCTCGCAAAAGTCATCGTGCATTCGCCGAGCCCGAAATGGACCGACGTGGTGCACAAGGCGGCGCGCACCCTGCGCGAATTCCGCATCGGCGGCGTCGCCACCAACATTCCATTCCTCGGCGCAATCCTGGCGCACCAGAGCTTTGCCCGGAACAAGATCAGCACCAACTTCATCGATACTCATGTCGCGGCGCTGGTCGGCACGGCCAGGGATCTCGCCGCGCCATTGGTCGAGGTCAGCGAGGTAGCCACGGCCACGGCCGTCGCCACGGTGGCGCCCAAAGGATCACTCCCGGTGCCGGCGCCGCTGCAGGGCACGATCGTCGCGATCGAGGTCGCGGAGGGCGATCTGGTTCGTCCCGGCCAGCAGATCGCGGTGCTGGAATCGATGAAGATGGAGCATCTCGTCACCGCGCCGCATGGTGGCCGGGTGACCAAGATCGCGGGCGGCCCCGGCGTCACCCTGATGCATGGCGAGCCGATCCTGTTCCTCGAGCCGGCCGAGGTCGACGGCCATGCTACGGCAGAAGAGGCTGCGATCGATCTCGATCATATCCGCCCGGACCTCGGCGAGCTGATCGCGCGCAAGGCGATCACGCTGGACGAGAACCGTCCGGCCTCGGTGGAGCGCCGCCGCAAGACCAACCAGCGCACCGCGCGCGAGAATATCGCGCAGCTGGTTGATGAGGGCTCGTTCGTCGAATACGGCTCGCTCGCGATCGCGGCACAGCGCCGCCGCCGCAAGGTCGAGGACCTCATCAAGAACACGCCGGCCGACGGCCTGATCGCGGGCGTTGCCACCGTCAACGCCAGGGATTTCGGCGCCGACGGTGCGCGCTGCATGGTGATCTCCTATGACTACACCGTGCTCGCCGGCACCCAGGGCCACATGAACCACAAGAAGATCGACCGCATGCTCGGTCTTGCCGAGCAGTGGCGCATGCCGCTGGTGTTTTACGCCGAGGGCGGCGGCGGCCGTCCCGGCGATACCGACCGGCTCGGCATGACAGGCCTCGACGGCCCGTCCTTCGTGCAGTTCGCCAAGCTGTCGGGGCTCGTGCCCGTGATCGGGGTCGTTTCGGGCTATTGCTTCGCCGGCAACGCCGCGATGCTCGGCGTCTGCGACGTCATCATCGCCACCAAAAATGCCTCGATCGGCATGGGCGGTCCGGCGATGATCGAAGGCGGCGGGCTTGGCGTCTACCATCCCGCCGAGGTCGGCCCGGTCTCGTTCCAGTCGCCGAACGGCGTGATCGACATCCTGGTCGAGGACGAGGAAGAGGCGACCACGGTCGCGCAGAAATATCTGTCCTACTTCCAGGGCGCGGTGCAGGACTGGAAGGCGCCGGACCAGCGGCTGCTGCGCCGCGCGATCCCGGAAAATCGCCTCAGGGTCTACGACATCCGCAACGTGATCGACCTGATGGCCGACGAGGGCTCGGTGCTGGAGATCCGCAGGGATTTCGGCGTCGGCATGATCACGGCTTTCATCCGCATCGAGGGCAAGCCGTTCGGCCTGATCGCCAACAATCCAAAACATCTCGGCGGCGCGATCGACGCTGCGGCCGGCGACAAGGCCGCGCGCTTCATGCAGCTGTGCGATGCCTTCGACATCCCGATCGTCTCGCTGTGCGACACGCCGGGCTTCATGGTTGGCCCCGAGGCCGAGAAGACCGCGATCGTGCGCCACGTCGCGCGGATGTTCGTCACCGGCGCCAGCATCACGGTGCCGCTGTTTGGAATCGTGCTGCGCAAAGGCTACGGTCTCGGCGCCCAATCGATGATCGGCGGCGGCTTCCACGCCTCGTTCTTCACGGTGGCGTGGCCGACCGGCGAATTCGGCGGCATGGGCCTCGAGGGGTATGTCCGCCTCGGCTTCCGCAAGGAGATGGAGGCGATCGCGGACCCGGTGGAGCGCGAAAAGTATTTCCAGACCAAGGTCGCCGAGCTCTACGCCAACGGCAAGGCAGTCTCGATCGCCTCGGTGCTCGAGATCGACGAGGTGATCGACCCCGCCGATACCCGGCATTGGATCATGGCCGGCCTCCGCTCGGTGCCGAAGGTAGAGCCGCGGACGCACCGCAAGCGGCCGTGTATTGATGCGTGGTAG
- a CDS encoding cytochrome P450 yields MGEALRTPTSTDVSNPRLYQDDTWRPLFAQLRRDDPVHYCEASAYGPYWSVTRYDDIFAVELDHQNYSSASELGGIQVADQPKGQERPSFIRMDPPGHTAQRRTVAPIVAPSNLANFDALIRQRTAAVLDALPRNETFDWAERVSVDLTNMMLATLFDFPAEDRAKLTWWSDVAIANVESPDAVVHSEAERTAELIKMGEYFRKLWDARIDAAPTFDLISMLAHSEATRNLEPREFIGTIGLLIVGGNDTTRNSMSAGLMALCENPGQFELVRARPELIPNLVSETIRYHTPVLHMRRTARNDVELAGRRIRKGDKVVMWYISGNRDEDKIERADEFIIDRAKPRQHLAFGAGVHRCVGDRLAEQQLRILWEEVLARDLRFELMGPPQRLYSNFIRGIRSLPVRIVN; encoded by the coding sequence ATGGGAGAGGCGCTGCGCACGCCGACGTCAACAGACGTCAGCAACCCCCGGCTTTATCAGGATGACACCTGGCGGCCGCTGTTCGCGCAGCTCCGCCGCGACGACCCCGTGCATTATTGCGAGGCCTCGGCCTACGGTCCGTACTGGTCGGTGACGCGCTACGACGACATCTTCGCGGTCGAGCTGGACCATCAGAACTATTCCTCGGCCTCCGAGCTCGGCGGTATCCAGGTCGCTGACCAGCCAAAGGGGCAGGAGCGGCCGAGCTTCATCCGCATGGACCCGCCCGGCCACACCGCGCAGCGCCGCACGGTCGCGCCGATCGTGGCGCCGTCGAACCTCGCCAATTTCGATGCCTTGATCCGCCAGCGCACCGCGGCCGTGCTCGACGCACTGCCGCGCAACGAGACCTTCGACTGGGCCGAGCGGGTCTCGGTCGACCTCACCAACATGATGCTGGCGACGCTGTTCGATTTTCCGGCTGAGGACCGCGCCAAGCTGACCTGGTGGTCCGATGTCGCGATCGCCAATGTCGAGTCCCCCGACGCGGTGGTGCATTCGGAGGCTGAACGCACCGCCGAGCTGATCAAGATGGGAGAATATTTCCGCAAGCTATGGGATGCGCGGATCGATGCGGCTCCGACCTTCGATTTGATCTCGATGCTGGCGCATTCGGAAGCAACGCGGAATCTGGAGCCGCGCGAGTTCATCGGCACGATCGGGCTTTTGATCGTCGGCGGCAACGACACCACGCGCAACTCGATGTCCGCCGGGCTGATGGCGCTGTGCGAGAATCCGGGGCAGTTCGAGCTGGTCCGCGCGAGGCCGGAGCTGATCCCGAACCTGGTCTCTGAGACCATCCGCTACCACACGCCGGTGCTGCACATGCGCCGCACCGCGCGCAACGATGTCGAGCTCGCCGGCCGCCGGATCAGGAAGGGCGACAAGGTGGTGATGTGGTATATCTCCGGCAATCGCGACGAGGACAAGATCGAGCGTGCCGATGAATTCATCATCGACCGCGCCAAGCCGCGCCAGCACCTCGCCTTCGGCGCCGGTGTCCACCGCTGCGTCGGCGACCGCCTCGCCGAGCAGCAATTGCGCATCCTCTGGGAGGAGGTGTTGGCGCGCGATCTGCGTTTTGAGCTGATGGGCCCGCCGCAAAGGCTCTATTCAAATTTCATCCGCGGTATACGAAGCTTGCCGGTGAGAATCGTGAATTGA
- a CDS encoding ABC transporter permease, producing the protein MTDTALAPLRMPAKPTRLRRFLRWLAGDLRAALSILVLSVLVVVAIGAPWIAPYAPTAQDVNNMLAPPGPLHLLGTDDLGRDIFSRLIYGAPATVYASLLAVGVAVLIGLPVGLIAGYFGGWIDDVISRIIDTFLSFPAIVLAIAVTGALGIGLTNGMIAIGITMFPALARIVRARTLIVRQELYVDASRGFGAPTWHVLWRHVLPNTLQPVIVQVTLLLAAALLAEASLSFLGLGIQPPDPSWGAMLARAYQYMEIAPEQMYAPGLAILVVSLAFNALGESLRVVLDPTMKDR; encoded by the coding sequence ATGACCGACACGGCGCTCGCTCCGCTCCGGATGCCCGCCAAGCCGACCCGGCTCCGGCGTTTCCTGCGCTGGCTCGCCGGCGATCTGCGCGCCGCGCTGTCGATCCTGGTGCTATCGGTGCTCGTTGTCGTCGCAATCGGCGCGCCCTGGATCGCGCCCTATGCGCCGACCGCGCAGGACGTCAACAACATGCTGGCGCCGCCGGGGCCGCTGCATCTGCTCGGCACCGACGATCTCGGCCGCGACATCTTCTCCCGCCTGATCTACGGCGCGCCGGCCACCGTCTATGCCAGCCTGCTTGCGGTCGGCGTCGCGGTTCTGATCGGGCTGCCCGTCGGCCTCATCGCCGGCTATTTCGGCGGCTGGATCGACGACGTCATCAGCCGTATCATCGACACCTTCCTGTCGTTCCCCGCCATCGTGCTGGCGATCGCGGTCACCGGCGCGCTCGGCATCGGCCTGACCAACGGCATGATCGCGATCGGCATCACGATGTTTCCGGCGCTGGCGCGCATCGTCCGCGCCCGCACGCTGATTGTGCGGCAGGAGCTCTATGTCGATGCGTCGAGGGGTTTTGGCGCGCCAACCTGGCATGTGCTGTGGCGCCACGTGCTGCCGAACACGCTGCAGCCGGTCATCGTGCAGGTGACGCTGCTGCTCGCCGCGGCGCTCTTGGCGGAAGCCAGCCTGTCATTCCTTGGCCTCGGCATCCAGCCGCCGGACCCGAGCTGGGGCGCCATGCTGGCGCGCGCCTATCAATATATGGAAATCGCCCCGGAGCAGATGTATGCGCCGGGCCTTGCCATTCTCGTCGTCTCTCTGGCGTTCAATGCGCTGGGAGAATCCTTGCGTGTCGTGCTCGATCCGACCATGAAGGATCGTTGA
- a CDS encoding GMC family oxidoreductase yields the protein MKNDPVDVLIIGAGASGAAIAWSLADTKMHILCLDQGGWMNPAEYPSTGRDWEAKFYGEWSSSPNVRKRPEDYPINDDNSPIKVVNFNAVGGSTVMYTAHWPRLHPSDFKVKTLDGVADDWPIDYDALTPFFEENDRMMGVSGLSGDPLSPLSHPPMPQQPLGLSGPLIGKAMNKLGWHWWPSDTTVATMDYEGRARCINLGHCTPACAQGAKASTDITYWPHAIRAGVELKTHCRVREILTNEHGMASGVVYYDKDGVEQFQPAEVVIIACNGVGTPRLLLNSVSGKFPNGLANSSGLVGKNLMFHPYAQIYGFVKEPTDSNRAPPTCLWSKEFYDTDLSRGFVRGYGIQFGRGAGPLFEAVASEQKGILPWGGDHHRVFRKLNGHRLAVSAICEDLPEEHNRVTLDPVLKDSHGIPAPKIDYTISANSRKMMDHGLARGREILEAAGATDICINDPIPWGGWHLLGTARMGTDPARSVVNEWGRSHDVKNLFIVDGSIFVTSGGVNPTSTIQALALYIADQMKQRLANLFD from the coding sequence ATGAAGAACGATCCCGTTGACGTCCTGATCATCGGCGCCGGCGCCTCCGGCGCCGCGATAGCGTGGAGCCTCGCCGATACTAAGATGCACATCCTCTGCCTCGATCAGGGCGGCTGGATGAACCCTGCCGAATATCCGAGCACCGGGCGCGACTGGGAGGCGAAGTTCTACGGCGAGTGGTCGTCCAGCCCGAATGTCCGCAAGCGGCCCGAGGACTACCCGATCAATGACGACAATTCGCCGATCAAGGTCGTCAATTTCAACGCCGTCGGCGGCTCGACCGTGATGTACACCGCGCACTGGCCGCGGCTGCATCCGTCCGACTTCAAGGTGAAGACGCTCGACGGCGTCGCCGACGACTGGCCGATCGACTACGACGCGCTCACGCCTTTCTTCGAGGAGAACGATCGCATGATGGGCGTCTCGGGGCTGTCGGGCGATCCGCTGTCGCCGCTCAGCCATCCACCGATGCCGCAGCAGCCGCTCGGGCTATCCGGCCCGCTGATCGGCAAGGCCATGAACAAGCTCGGCTGGCACTGGTGGCCGTCGGACACCACGGTCGCGACGATGGACTACGAGGGCAGGGCGCGCTGCATCAATCTCGGCCACTGCACGCCGGCCTGCGCCCAGGGCGCCAAGGCCTCGACCGACATCACCTACTGGCCCCATGCGATCCGCGCCGGGGTCGAGCTCAAGACCCATTGCCGGGTGCGCGAGATCCTGACCAACGAGCACGGCATGGCCTCCGGCGTCGTCTACTACGACAAGGATGGCGTCGAGCAATTCCAGCCGGCGGAGGTCGTCATCATCGCCTGCAACGGCGTCGGCACGCCGCGGCTGCTGCTCAATTCGGTGTCGGGAAAATTCCCGAATGGTCTCGCCAATTCGTCGGGCCTGGTCGGCAAGAACCTGATGTTCCACCCCTATGCGCAGATCTACGGTTTCGTGAAGGAGCCGACCGACAGCAACCGTGCGCCGCCGACCTGCCTGTGGAGCAAGGAGTTTTACGACACGGATCTCTCGCGCGGTTTCGTCCGCGGCTACGGCATCCAGTTCGGCCGCGGCGCCGGGCCGCTGTTCGAGGCGGTCGCGAGCGAGCAGAAGGGCATCCTGCCCTGGGGTGGGGATCATCACCGCGTCTTCCGCAAGCTCAACGGTCATCGCCTTGCGGTGTCGGCGATCTGCGAGGATCTGCCGGAGGAGCACAACCGCGTCACGCTCGATCCGGTCCTGAAGGACAGCCACGGCATTCCCGCGCCGAAGATCGACTACACGATCAGCGCCAACAGCCGCAAGATGATGGATCACGGCCTGGCGCGCGGCCGCGAGATTCTCGAGGCCGCGGGCGCCACCGACATCTGCATCAACGATCCGATCCCCTGGGGCGGCTGGCATCTGCTTGGCACGGCGCGGATGGGGACCGATCCTGCGCGCTCCGTGGTCAACGAATGGGGCCGCTCGCATGACGTGAAGAACCTGTTCATCGTCGACGGCAGCATCTTCGTCACCTCGGGCGGCGTGAACCCGACCTCCACCATCCAGGCCCTTGCGCTCTACATCGCCGACCAGATGAAGCAGCGCCTCGCCAATTTGTTCGACTGA
- a CDS encoding ABC transporter permease, which produces MARRSPVKVIGSRLLQALPVILLATFMVFALLKLVPGDIAVTLAGDNATDARITEIRAIYGLDRPFLVQYGAWLGHVAQGDLSQSLLTGEKVAVSIGRAFPNTLLIVVIALVLALITGIPMGVMAAIKPNGWVDKLISMIASLGVAVPGFWLAMILVAEFSLKLNWLPATGAKSFSASPIDAIRHALLPAVAIAAYGMAEVARQLRGALLEVLSSQYVRTLHAKGLSMSRILWQHGLKNVGVNLLTIISLLVNRMLAATVVIEAVFAIPGLGSLIVRGAIQRDFPIVQGVVFTMVVVVIAVNLITDLLCAAVDPRIEQ; this is translated from the coding sequence ATGGCGCGACGGTCACCAGTCAAGGTCATCGGCAGCCGCCTGTTGCAGGCGCTGCCCGTGATCCTGCTCGCGACCTTCATGGTGTTCGCGCTGCTCAAGCTGGTGCCCGGCGACATCGCCGTGACCTTGGCGGGCGACAACGCGACCGACGCGCGGATCACCGAGATCAGGGCAATCTACGGCCTCGACCGGCCATTCCTGGTGCAGTATGGCGCCTGGCTCGGCCATGTCGCGCAGGGCGATCTTTCGCAATCGCTGTTGACCGGCGAGAAGGTCGCAGTCTCGATCGGCCGCGCCTTCCCGAACACGCTGCTGATCGTCGTGATCGCGCTGGTGCTGGCGCTCATCACGGGGATTCCGATGGGCGTGATGGCCGCGATCAAGCCGAACGGCTGGGTCGACAAGCTGATCAGCATGATCGCCTCGCTCGGCGTCGCCGTGCCTGGCTTCTGGCTCGCGATGATCCTGGTGGCGGAGTTCTCGCTGAAGCTGAACTGGCTGCCGGCGACCGGTGCAAAATCCTTCAGTGCCTCGCCGATCGATGCGATCAGGCACGCGCTGCTGCCGGCCGTCGCGATCGCGGCCTACGGCATGGCCGAGGTCGCGCGCCAGCTCCGCGGCGCGTTGCTGGAGGTGCTCTCGTCGCAATATGTCCGCACGCTGCATGCCAAGGGACTGTCGATGTCCCGCATCCTCTGGCAGCACGGCCTGAAGAATGTCGGCGTCAATCTGCTCACCATCATCAGCCTGCTGGTCAACCGCATGCTGGCGGCGACCGTCGTGATCGAGGCGGTGTTCGCCATTCCCGGCCTCGGCAGCCTGATCGTGCGCGGCGCGATCCAGCGCGATTTCCCGATCGTGCAGGGCGTGGTCTTCACCATGGTGGTGGTCGTGATCGCGGTGAATTTGATCACCGACCTGCTCTGTGCCGCGGTCGATCCGAGGATCGAGCAATGA